One window of Robiginitalea biformata HTCC2501 genomic DNA carries:
- a CDS encoding 4'-phosphopantetheinyl transferase family protein, with protein sequence MPLYKSIEADPDIRIHVWKVTEPEPELAREVTLNPHCQQRYDGMRSELHRRAFLSIRHLMAREGYTDADLFYDESGKPHLRDGTHISISHSFEFTGIVLSRNKEVGIDIEKQREKILRVAHRFTPLREYRSLANDDALIRKLTMVWCAKESLYKIMAIHGLSFLNHICIDDFAMDSGKTGGWVVYENQKAHFGVDFTEFEGFTCAYAVRQDA encoded by the coding sequence ATGCCGTTATACAAATCGATAGAAGCCGATCCGGATATCCGCATCCACGTCTGGAAGGTTACGGAGCCCGAGCCGGAACTCGCCCGGGAAGTGACCCTGAACCCCCATTGTCAACAGCGGTACGACGGCATGCGGTCCGAGTTGCACCGCCGGGCCTTCCTCAGCATCCGGCACCTGATGGCCCGGGAAGGCTATACGGATGCAGACCTGTTCTACGACGAATCCGGGAAACCCCACCTGCGGGACGGCACCCATATTTCCATCAGTCATTCGTTTGAATTCACCGGGATCGTGCTTTCCCGGAACAAAGAAGTGGGGATCGACATCGAGAAACAGCGCGAGAAGATCCTCCGGGTTGCCCACAGGTTCACCCCGCTGCGGGAATATCGGTCCCTGGCCAACGACGACGCGCTGATCCGGAAGCTCACGATGGTTTGGTGCGCCAAGGAATCTTTGTACAAGATCATGGCCATCCACGGGCTGAGCTTTCTGAACCATATCTGCATCGACGACTTTGCCATGGACAGCGGGAAGACCGGCGGATGGGTGGTGTATGAAAACCAAAAAGCTCATTTTGGGGTGGATTTCACGGAATTTGAAGGCTTTACCTGTGCCTATGCGGTCCGTCAGGATGCGTAA
- the rpmA gene encoding 50S ribosomal protein L27, with translation MAHKKGVGSSKNGRESESKRLGVKIFGGQKAVAGNIIVRQRGTRHNPGDNVYAGKDHTLHAKVDGIVRFDKKSGGKSFVSIEPSEA, from the coding sequence ATGGCACACAAGAAAGGTGTAGGAAGTTCTAAGAACGGACGCGAATCGGAATCGAAACGCCTGGGCGTAAAGATATTCGGGGGCCAGAAAGCCGTAGCAGGCAACATCATTGTCCGCCAGCGCGGTACCCGGCACAACCCGGGGGATAACGTGTATGCGGGCAAGGATCATACGCTGCACGCCAAGGTAGACGGCATTGTCCGTTTCGACAAAAAGTCAGGAGGCAAATCCTTTGTTTCCATCGAGCCCAGCGAGGCCTAG
- a CDS encoding thiamine-binding protein, which translates to MKISVELTLSPLQDNYEPEIIRFIKALRDSGLTVLENPMSTQVYGEYDRVMEVLGREMRTSLSAVGQAVFFIKVVKTDRSRYEPHF; encoded by the coding sequence ATGAAGATTTCCGTGGAATTAACGCTCAGTCCGCTTCAGGACAACTACGAACCCGAAATTATCCGGTTTATCAAAGCCCTCCGGGACTCCGGCCTGACCGTCCTGGAGAATCCGATGAGTACGCAGGTGTACGGCGAGTACGACCGCGTCATGGAAGTCCTCGGCAGGGAAATGCGAACCAGCTTGTCCGCCGTGGGGCAAGCCGTTTTCTTTATCAAGGTGGTTAAGACGGACCGCAGCCGGTATGAGCCCCATTTCTGA
- the pnuC gene encoding nicotinamide riboside transporter PnuC has product MSPISDFFFDPYRDRETWLIALEAIAFFFGIASVVYAKRENIWVYPTGLIATVITMYIFLRDELLGDMMLNAYYSIMSIYGWWNWSRRKNDRKVVRISRTDTRDKVIGVALFLLTAGFTYAVYRIFGTEIGWTNYVDIVTSGIFFTAMWYMATKKIENWTLWILADIVTVPLYAYRGWGMLSLQYLIFTILAIQGYWAWKKHLDKNRQTS; this is encoded by the coding sequence ATGAGCCCCATTTCTGATTTTTTCTTCGACCCGTACCGGGACCGGGAAACCTGGTTGATTGCCCTCGAGGCAATCGCATTCTTTTTCGGGATTGCCAGCGTGGTCTATGCAAAAAGGGAAAACATCTGGGTGTATCCCACGGGCCTCATCGCCACGGTCATCACCATGTATATTTTCCTCCGGGACGAATTGCTGGGGGATATGATGCTCAATGCGTATTACTCCATCATGAGCATTTACGGGTGGTGGAACTGGTCGCGGCGAAAGAACGACCGGAAGGTGGTGCGCATCTCCCGGACCGATACCAGGGATAAGGTCATCGGAGTGGCCCTGTTCCTGTTAACGGCGGGCTTCACTTACGCTGTTTACCGCATTTTCGGCACGGAAATCGGCTGGACGAACTATGTGGACATCGTTACCTCCGGCATCTTTTTTACGGCCATGTGGTACATGGCGACGAAAAAGATCGAAAACTGGACACTCTGGATCCTTGCGGACATCGTAACCGTGCCGTTATACGCCTATCGCGGCTGGGGGATGCTGTCCCTGCAATACCTCATATTCACTATCTTGGCCATCCAAGGCTATTGGGCATGGAAGAAGCACTTAGACAAGAACCGGCAGACGTCCTGA
- a CDS encoding DUF4301 family protein: MEEALRQEPADVLKVVLFGPESTGKTTLARELARHYGEPWVPEYAREYLQEKWDRVQQTCAPEDLLPIARGQMRLENIGAREASRLLICDTDLLETKVYSETYYGGGCDPKLQAAALANDYDLYFLTDIDIPWEADDLRDKPHERAEMFHYFKTALRENNRRFVILSGGREARFEKAVKHIDQLLNTMSEFTSSDLEYMAEKGIDPEKARAQIETFKEGIPPVRLSKAAVVGEGIVRFSQEDESRLRELYRNRDADTEVLKFIPASGAASRMFKALFNFLGDFDPSADDLDAYLAEPGHGDMRKFAENLHDFPFYGLVQSRIRGKATDKAAELYAFVQELLSEDGLNYGFYPKGLLPFHNYDGNLATPFEEHLYEGAAYACTGETAVLHFTISPQHSDLFNREFDGLRDRVGDQVHCSFTVGYSFQKPSTDTIAVTPENTPFRDSEGKILFRPGGHGALIENLNDQEADLIFIKNIDNVVVRPELDTITRWKEVLGGYLIELQEQAFSFYRMLSDGSLDHDLLNRIKTFLEDQLNARFGESFQGLSIEEQVAVLQDKLARPIRVCGMVKNEGEPGGGPFWITDDKGHDSLQIIESAQVDMSDPGQKSLFEDSTHFNPVDLVCGVRNAYGEKYNLLNFVDEKQGFITGKTSEGRPLKALELPGLWNGGMAYWNTVFAEVPVSTFNPVKTVNDLLKPAHRSSRKK, translated from the coding sequence ATGGAAGAAGCACTTAGACAAGAACCGGCAGACGTCCTGAAAGTGGTGTTGTTCGGCCCGGAGTCGACTGGAAAAACCACCCTGGCCAGGGAGCTGGCCCGCCACTACGGGGAACCCTGGGTTCCCGAATACGCCCGGGAATACCTGCAGGAAAAATGGGACCGGGTGCAGCAAACCTGTGCCCCTGAAGACCTCCTGCCCATTGCCCGGGGCCAGATGCGCCTGGAAAACATCGGGGCCCGGGAAGCCAGCCGGCTGCTTATATGCGATACGGATTTGCTGGAGACCAAGGTGTACTCGGAAACCTATTACGGCGGGGGGTGCGACCCGAAACTCCAGGCGGCGGCCCTGGCCAATGACTACGACCTGTACTTCCTTACAGATATCGATATCCCGTGGGAAGCGGACGATTTGCGCGATAAGCCCCACGAGCGGGCGGAAATGTTCCATTATTTCAAAACGGCCCTCCGGGAGAATAACCGCAGATTTGTTATCTTAAGCGGTGGCCGGGAGGCCCGCTTCGAAAAGGCGGTAAAACATATCGATCAATTGCTGAACACTATGAGCGAATTTACATCCAGCGACCTGGAATATATGGCAGAAAAGGGGATCGACCCCGAAAAGGCCAGAGCACAAATTGAAACATTTAAAGAGGGGATCCCCCCGGTTCGACTGAGTAAGGCAGCAGTCGTCGGGGAGGGTATCGTCCGGTTCTCCCAGGAGGATGAGTCGCGGCTCCGGGAGCTGTACCGCAACCGGGATGCGGATACGGAGGTGCTGAAGTTCATCCCTGCCTCCGGTGCCGCCTCGCGCATGTTCAAGGCACTGTTCAATTTCCTGGGCGATTTTGACCCGTCTGCCGACGACCTGGACGCCTACCTGGCCGAACCCGGTCACGGGGATATGCGAAAATTTGCCGAGAACCTGCATGACTTTCCGTTTTACGGATTAGTACAGTCGCGTATCCGGGGGAAGGCAACAGACAAGGCGGCTGAATTGTATGCATTTGTACAGGAACTCCTGTCTGAAGACGGCCTGAATTATGGGTTTTACCCGAAAGGCCTGTTGCCCTTCCACAATTACGACGGCAACCTGGCAACTCCGTTTGAGGAACACTTGTACGAGGGGGCGGCCTATGCGTGCACCGGGGAAACCGCAGTCCTGCACTTTACGATCTCCCCCCAGCACAGCGACTTGTTCAATCGGGAATTCGACGGTTTGCGCGACCGGGTGGGCGACCAGGTCCATTGCTCCTTTACGGTTGGGTATTCCTTCCAGAAACCTTCCACGGATACCATTGCGGTAACCCCGGAGAATACGCCGTTCCGGGATAGCGAAGGGAAGATCCTTTTCCGTCCCGGCGGGCACGGCGCGCTGATCGAAAACCTCAACGACCAGGAAGCCGACCTGATTTTTATCAAGAATATCGACAATGTGGTAGTGCGGCCGGAACTCGATACGATCACCCGGTGGAAGGAGGTCCTCGGGGGCTATTTGATCGAATTGCAGGAGCAGGCTTTCAGTTTCTACCGCATGCTCTCGGACGGCAGCCTGGATCACGACCTGCTCAACCGGATCAAAACCTTTTTGGAGGACCAGCTCAATGCCCGGTTTGGAGAGAGTTTTCAGGGTCTGAGCATCGAAGAGCAGGTGGCGGTCCTCCAGGACAAACTGGCCCGTCCCATCCGTGTTTGCGGCATGGTAAAAAACGAAGGGGAGCCCGGGGGCGGACCTTTCTGGATTACGGACGACAAGGGCCACGATTCCCTGCAGATCATCGAGTCTGCCCAGGTGGACATGTCGGACCCCGGGCAAAAATCGCTTTTTGAGGATTCCACGCATTTTAATCCGGTGGACCTCGTTTGCGGCGTGCGGAATGCGTATGGGGAAAAATACAACCTGTTGAATTTTGTAGACGAAAAACAGGGGTTCATCACCGGGAAGACTTCTGAGGGCCGGCCCCTGAAAGCCCTGGAACTCCCCGGACTCTGGAACGGGGGGATGGCCTATTGGAATACCGTATTTGCCGAGGTGCCGGTCAGCACATTCAACCCGGTTAAAACCGTAAACGATTTACTAAAGCCTGCACACCGCTCCTCCCGGAAGAAATAG
- the rplU gene encoding 50S ribosomal protein L21 has protein sequence MYAIVEIAGQQFKVAKDQKVYVHRLREEEGQKVSFDQVLLIGDGDSVTIGAPAIDGAAVEAKVVKHLKGDKVIVFKKKRRKGYRKKNGHRQYLTELMIEEIVAKGAKKAAPKKEKPAKSEAAPAKKSEPAKDAKAESAKKEAPAKTAPKASEDLSSKTVAELREMAKAQEITGYSSMKKAELIEALGGK, from the coding sequence ATGTACGCAATTGTAGAGATAGCAGGGCAGCAATTTAAAGTTGCGAAAGACCAGAAGGTTTACGTGCACCGCCTGCGGGAAGAGGAAGGCCAGAAGGTTTCCTTTGACCAGGTCCTTTTGATCGGGGACGGTGACTCGGTAACCATTGGCGCCCCGGCTATAGACGGAGCCGCTGTTGAGGCCAAAGTCGTTAAACACCTGAAAGGGGACAAGGTTATTGTCTTCAAGAAAAAACGCCGGAAGGGGTATCGCAAGAAGAACGGCCACCGCCAGTATCTGACGGAACTGATGATCGAGGAGATCGTCGCCAAAGGAGCCAAAAAAGCAGCCCCGAAAAAGGAAAAACCGGCCAAATCCGAAGCGGCACCTGCCAAAAAATCGGAGCCGGCCAAGGATGCCAAAGCGGAATCCGCCAAGAAGGAGGCCCCGGCCAAAACGGCCCCCAAGGCGTCTGAGGACCTGAGCAGCAAAACCGTAGCGGAACTCCGCGAAATGGCCAAGGCACAGGAAATCACCGGTTACTCTTCCATGAAGAAGGCCGAGTTGATCGAAGCCCTGGGCGGGAAATAA
- a CDS encoding DUF3332 domain-containing protein yields MKKSMMAVALAASLLFSSCLGSFSAFNNLKDWNMQVSDSKFVNNLVFWGLNIIPVYGLFFLGDTLIFNVIEFWSGSNPIAMRDGESEVQMVEYQGNTYQLKATKNRMAVKVVDGPRKGGKIELFYKPDEKSWNAIRPSGEIIPLSRMEEGFYIVYMPDGKKLRMKRETTREEGLALIREYRDCYTLYGMLAEAK; encoded by the coding sequence ATGAAAAAATCCATGATGGCCGTTGCCCTGGCCGCATCGCTGCTTTTCAGCAGCTGTCTGGGCTCCTTCAGCGCATTTAACAACCTCAAAGACTGGAACATGCAGGTATCCGACAGCAAGTTTGTCAACAACCTGGTGTTCTGGGGGCTGAACATCATCCCGGTATACGGGCTGTTTTTCCTGGGGGATACGTTGATTTTCAATGTTATTGAATTCTGGTCCGGGTCCAACCCAATAGCGATGCGCGATGGGGAATCGGAGGTGCAGATGGTGGAATACCAGGGGAACACCTACCAGCTTAAGGCCACCAAGAACAGGATGGCTGTCAAAGTCGTTGACGGCCCCAGGAAAGGCGGAAAAATTGAATTGTTCTACAAGCCGGACGAAAAGTCCTGGAACGCTATCCGCCCGAGCGGCGAGATTATCCCGCTTTCCCGAATGGAGGAAGGCTTTTATATCGTTTACATGCCGGACGGGAAGAAGCTGCGGATGAAGCGGGAAACCACCCGGGAAGAAGGCCTGGCGCTGATCCGGGAATACCGGGATTGCTATACGCTTTACGGTATGCTGGCCGAGGCGAAGTAA
- a CDS encoding DUF4199 domain-containing protein, protein MTNYAIPVRFGLATSGCLIAYFLILSLFDMHTNVFYSLFNGVITGFGIYEAIKVFRLRLGAGFDYSKGFTAGIVTGFVATLIFTFFFAFYSTEISQDFLQNLSTVFFKDFQNFEGIVFFTVAIMGFATSVVLTLTFMQLFKSSNNLKKSS, encoded by the coding sequence ATGACGAATTACGCGATACCCGTCCGGTTCGGGCTGGCAACCAGCGGTTGCCTGATTGCCTATTTCCTGATCCTTTCCCTGTTTGACATGCATACCAATGTATTTTACAGCTTGTTCAACGGGGTGATCACAGGGTTTGGCATCTACGAGGCAATCAAGGTGTTCCGGTTGCGCCTGGGCGCGGGCTTCGACTACAGCAAGGGCTTTACCGCCGGCATTGTCACGGGGTTTGTGGCAACGCTGATTTTTACGTTTTTCTTTGCATTCTACAGTACGGAAATCAGCCAGGACTTCCTGCAGAACCTGTCAACGGTCTTCTTTAAGGATTTCCAGAATTTTGAGGGGATCGTATTTTTTACCGTAGCCATTATGGGGTTTGCCACATCGGTGGTTCTGACGCTCACATTCATGCAGCTGTTCAAATCCTCCAATAACCTGAAAAAATCTTCCTAA
- a CDS encoding M16 family metallopeptidase, protein MKKLLLTILCLASALPAAAQEVAYEEYDLDNGLHVILHQDNTAPVVVTSVMYHVGGKDRTEGRTGFAHLFEHLLFEGTENIEKGKWFEIVSSRGGQNNANTSQDRTYYYEVFPSNNLELGLWMESERMLHPIINQEGLDTQIEVVKEERRLRYDNSPYGQILPVLGKNLFEKHPYKDPNIGYMEDLDAASLEDVIAYNEKYYVPNNAVLVVAGDIDMAETRRLVDKYFSEIPRGDQIVRDYPVEDPITSEVRSTAYDKNIQIPASIVAYRTPGFKQRDAYVLDMISSYLSDGKSSKLYKKLVDDQKQALQVGAFNIGQEDYGMYIVFSLPVGETPLDTLVTEIEEEIAAVRTDLITERDYQKLQNKFENRYVNSNSSIQGIAGSLATNYMLYGDTELINKEIEIYRSITREEIREVAQKYLKPNQRVVIDYLPEPPSEN, encoded by the coding sequence ATGAAAAAATTATTGCTGACAATCCTGTGCCTGGCCAGCGCGCTTCCCGCAGCGGCCCAGGAGGTCGCCTATGAGGAATACGACCTGGACAACGGCCTGCATGTGATCCTCCACCAGGACAATACGGCCCCCGTGGTCGTGACCTCGGTGATGTACCACGTGGGCGGAAAAGACCGGACGGAAGGCCGGACGGGCTTTGCACACCTCTTTGAGCACCTGTTGTTTGAAGGGACCGAGAACATCGAAAAGGGTAAATGGTTCGAAATCGTCTCCTCCCGGGGCGGGCAGAACAATGCAAACACCTCCCAGGACCGCACTTATTATTACGAGGTGTTCCCATCGAACAACCTGGAACTCGGGTTGTGGATGGAATCCGAACGCATGCTCCACCCGATTATCAACCAGGAAGGCCTGGATACCCAGATCGAAGTGGTGAAGGAAGAGCGCAGGCTCCGGTACGACAACTCCCCCTACGGTCAGATCCTTCCGGTACTCGGGAAAAACCTCTTCGAGAAACACCCCTACAAAGACCCGAATATCGGGTATATGGAAGACCTGGACGCGGCCAGCCTCGAGGACGTCATCGCCTATAATGAAAAGTACTATGTCCCCAACAACGCCGTACTGGTGGTAGCCGGGGATATCGACATGGCGGAAACGCGCCGGCTGGTAGACAAGTATTTTTCGGAAATCCCCCGCGGGGACCAGATTGTACGGGATTACCCGGTGGAAGACCCGATTACCTCGGAGGTACGGAGTACCGCCTACGACAAGAACATCCAGATCCCCGCATCCATTGTCGCTTACCGGACCCCGGGCTTTAAACAACGGGATGCCTATGTACTGGACATGATTTCCTCCTATCTTTCCGACGGGAAAAGTTCGAAACTTTACAAGAAACTCGTAGACGACCAGAAACAGGCCCTGCAGGTAGGCGCCTTTAATATCGGGCAGGAGGATTACGGCATGTATATCGTCTTCTCGCTCCCGGTTGGGGAGACGCCCCTGGACACCCTGGTCACGGAAATCGAAGAGGAAATTGCGGCTGTTCGGACCGATTTGATCACCGAGCGGGATTACCAGAAGCTGCAGAACAAATTCGAGAACCGCTACGTGAATTCCAATTCGAGCATCCAGGGGATTGCCGGTTCCCTCGCCACCAATTACATGCTCTACGGCGATACGGAACTCATCAACAAGGAAATCGAGATCTACCGATCCATCACCCGGGAGGAAATCCGGGAGGTGGCCCAAAAATACCTGAAACCGAATCAACGGGTGGTAATCGACTACCTGCCCGAACCCCCCAGCGAAAATTAA
- the ahcY gene encoding adenosylhomocysteinase, whose amino-acid sequence MSTKAVEYTPYKVKDISLAAWGRKEIELAEAEMPGLMALREEYGKEQPLKGARIAGCLHMTIQTAVLIETLVALGAEVTWSSCNIFSTQDHAAAAIAAAGIPVYAWKGMSEEEFDWCIEQTLFFGEDRQPLNMILDDGGDLTNMVLDRYPELTSGIRGLSEETTTGVHRLYERFKNGTLPMPAINVNDSVTKSKFDNKYGCKESAVDAIRRATDTMLAGKRVVVMGYGDVGKGTAASFRGAGAIVTVAEIDPICALQACMDGFEVKKLETVVSQMDILITATGNRDIIREEHFAAMKDKAIVCNIGHFDNEIDMAWLNTHYGHTRDEIKPQVDKYTLDGKDIIVLAEGRLVNLGCATGHPSFVMSNSFTNQTLAQIELWKHHDRYENQVYTLPKHLDEKVAALHLSRLGAELTELRPDQASYIGVPVKGPFKPEYYRY is encoded by the coding sequence ATGAGTACGAAAGCGGTTGAATACACCCCCTATAAGGTAAAGGACATTTCCCTGGCAGCCTGGGGACGTAAGGAAATAGAACTCGCCGAGGCCGAAATGCCCGGCCTGATGGCCCTGCGGGAGGAATACGGAAAGGAACAGCCCCTGAAAGGCGCCCGGATTGCGGGTTGCCTGCACATGACGATACAGACGGCCGTCCTTATCGAAACATTGGTGGCACTTGGGGCCGAGGTAACCTGGAGCTCCTGCAACATCTTTTCCACCCAGGACCACGCTGCCGCCGCCATCGCAGCAGCGGGCATCCCCGTGTATGCCTGGAAAGGGATGAGCGAAGAAGAATTCGACTGGTGCATTGAGCAAACACTCTTCTTCGGGGAAGACCGCCAGCCGCTGAATATGATCCTGGACGACGGGGGCGACCTCACAAATATGGTGCTGGACCGGTACCCGGAACTCACCAGTGGGATCCGCGGGCTGTCCGAGGAAACCACCACCGGAGTCCACCGGTTGTACGAGCGCTTTAAGAACGGAACCCTGCCGATGCCGGCCATCAACGTCAACGATTCGGTTACCAAATCGAAATTCGACAACAAATACGGTTGCAAGGAAAGTGCCGTGGATGCAATCCGGCGCGCGACGGACACGATGCTTGCCGGGAAGCGCGTAGTCGTTATGGGCTACGGGGACGTGGGCAAGGGCACAGCTGCCTCCTTTCGGGGGGCCGGGGCCATCGTGACCGTAGCGGAAATCGACCCGATCTGCGCCCTGCAGGCCTGTATGGACGGTTTTGAAGTCAAGAAACTCGAAACCGTGGTTTCCCAGATGGACATCCTGATCACCGCCACAGGCAACCGGGACATCATCCGCGAAGAACATTTTGCCGCTATGAAGGACAAGGCCATCGTCTGCAACATCGGGCACTTCGACAACGAAATCGACATGGCCTGGCTCAATACGCATTACGGGCATACCCGGGACGAGATCAAGCCGCAGGTAGACAAGTACACCCTGGACGGGAAAGACATCATCGTTCTGGCGGAAGGCCGCCTGGTGAACCTGGGGTGCGCCACCGGCCATCCGAGCTTTGTAATGAGCAACAGTTTCACAAACCAGACCCTGGCGCAGATTGAGCTTTGGAAACACCACGACCGCTACGAGAACCAGGTATACACGCTGCCCAAACACCTGGACGAGAAGGTGGCGGCCCTGCACCTGTCGCGGCTCGGTGCCGAACTCACGGAACTCCGCCCGGATCAGGCCAGTTATATCGGCGTTCCCGTAAAAGGGCCTTTCAAACCGGAATACTACCGCTACTAA
- a CDS encoding M16 family metallopeptidase: MKKNLIFCFVFLGAIALRGQTDRSQMPEPGPAPEINLQDPQRFELRNGLKVLVVENHKLPRVTIQLLLDNPPIKEGEKAGVSSLVGSLMGNGSENIPKDEFNEEVDFLGATINFGAQSAFAQSLSTYFPRILELMSEAALYPDFTEEEFQKEKDKLLTSLKAGEKDVGQIAGRVQRALAYGKEHPYGEFTTEETVNNVSLYDVQEFYRNYFVPANAYLVVIGDVSFDQVRELVDQYFTPWTKAAPPSFSYTEPSDAQYTQINFVDMPNAVQSEIAVQNLVELQMNDPDYLAALVANRILGGGGEARLFLNLREDKGYTYGSYSQINNDKYGPARFRATASVRNQVTDSSVVEILKEIKRIREEPVSESELEVAKAKYTGSFVLALEQPATMARYALNIETENLPADYYKTYLERLGKITREDVQQAARKYFEPSNARVVVAGKGSEVLENLENVTFEGRKIPVKYYNKEAEPVDRPDYEAAVPEGVTVQSVIDRYFEAIGGREAVGRIESLKLVYQGNVMGSAIRIEEVRTADRFAQTTFMNDNAMMGVVAKGDELYMKQGGNKVPLPEQMKQDMMQVVGVFPEQAVSANPDASLAGTEEVDGKPAYRIDVPGQAVQTSYFYDVETGLKVKEASVVSMNGQTQNQETLISDYQEVEGILFPSMKSQAMGPQQVETTLLEAVVNYQIQDSDFD; the protein is encoded by the coding sequence ATGAAAAAGAATCTGATATTTTGTTTTGTGTTCCTGGGCGCAATTGCGCTTCGCGGACAGACAGACCGGTCCCAGATGCCGGAGCCGGGCCCGGCACCTGAAATCAACCTGCAGGACCCCCAGCGTTTTGAATTGCGCAACGGGTTGAAAGTCCTGGTGGTGGAAAACCACAAACTCCCCCGGGTAACCATCCAGTTGCTCCTGGACAACCCGCCGATAAAAGAAGGCGAGAAGGCCGGGGTATCCTCCCTGGTCGGCAGTCTGATGGGCAACGGGTCCGAAAACATTCCCAAGGACGAATTCAACGAGGAGGTAGACTTTCTCGGGGCAACCATCAACTTTGGGGCGCAGAGCGCTTTTGCGCAATCCCTGAGCACGTATTTCCCCCGCATACTCGAGTTGATGTCCGAGGCAGCCCTCTACCCGGATTTCACCGAGGAAGAGTTCCAGAAAGAGAAAGACAAACTGCTCACCTCCCTGAAAGCCGGCGAGAAAGACGTGGGACAGATAGCCGGTCGGGTGCAGCGCGCCCTGGCCTACGGAAAGGAGCACCCCTATGGGGAATTTACCACGGAGGAGACCGTCAATAATGTAAGCCTGTACGACGTGCAGGAATTCTACCGGAATTACTTTGTGCCGGCCAACGCCTACCTGGTGGTCATCGGGGATGTGTCCTTTGACCAGGTCCGCGAACTGGTGGATCAGTATTTCACCCCATGGACCAAGGCAGCCCCCCCGTCCTTCTCCTACACCGAGCCATCGGACGCCCAATACACGCAAATCAACTTTGTCGATATGCCCAATGCCGTGCAGTCGGAGATCGCGGTGCAGAACCTCGTGGAGCTGCAGATGAACGACCCGGACTACCTGGCTGCCCTGGTGGCCAACCGTATCCTGGGAGGCGGGGGCGAAGCGCGTCTCTTCCTGAACCTCCGCGAAGACAAGGGGTACACCTATGGCTCCTATTCGCAGATCAACAACGACAAGTACGGCCCGGCCCGGTTCCGGGCCACCGCCAGCGTGCGGAACCAGGTAACCGACAGCTCGGTGGTGGAAATCCTCAAAGAGATCAAACGGATCCGGGAGGAACCCGTTTCGGAGAGCGAATTGGAAGTGGCCAAGGCCAAGTATACCGGCAGTTTCGTCCTGGCCCTGGAACAACCCGCCACCATGGCGCGGTATGCCCTCAACATCGAAACCGAAAACCTGCCCGCGGATTACTACAAGACCTACCTGGAGCGCCTGGGGAAAATCACCCGGGAAGACGTGCAGCAGGCGGCCCGGAAATATTTTGAACCGTCCAATGCCCGGGTGGTGGTGGCCGGAAAAGGAAGCGAAGTGCTCGAAAACCTCGAAAATGTCACTTTTGAAGGCCGGAAGATCCCGGTGAAATACTACAACAAGGAAGCGGAACCGGTAGACCGGCCCGATTACGAAGCTGCCGTACCGGAAGGCGTTACCGTTCAATCCGTCATCGACCGGTATTTCGAGGCAATCGGAGGCCGGGAAGCGGTGGGCCGGATTGAATCCCTGAAGCTGGTCTACCAGGGGAATGTCATGGGCTCGGCCATCCGCATCGAAGAAGTCCGTACAGCCGACCGCTTTGCGCAGACGACCTTTATGAACGACAATGCCATGATGGGCGTCGTTGCCAAGGGGGACGAACTCTACATGAAACAGGGGGGCAACAAGGTACCCCTGCCCGAACAGATGAAACAGGATATGATGCAGGTGGTGGGGGTTTTCCCGGAACAGGCTGTTTCGGCCAACCCGGATGCCAGCCTGGCGGGGACCGAGGAAGTGGACGGCAAGCCGGCCTACCGTATTGACGTCCCCGGACAGGCCGTACAAACCAGTTATTTCTACGATGTGGAAACCGGCCTGAAGGTCAAGGAGGCATCCGTCGTTTCCATGAACGGACAGACCCAGAACCAGGAAACGCTGATCTCGGATTACCAGGAGGTGGAAGGAATCCTGTTTCCCTCCATGAAATCCCAGGCGATGGGCCCCCAGCAGGTGGAGACTACCTTGCTGGAAGCTGTGGTCAATTACCAGATCCAGGATTCGGATTTTGACTGA